The genomic region AGTAAAGATTTTTGTCGCTTATGACGGGAAAAAACCTGAAAACAAAAATATTGAATTGGGTTTGGCAAAAATAGAGACGCAGTTAAGAAGTAAAATTAATGAGTATCTGTCTTCGCTCACATTGAGTCAAGTAAGCGATAGAAACGCGATTGCAAACGTTCGTACGGCGCTGCTTCCCGAGCTGAATTCAATAATTCCTAATAGCGTTGGGAAGTTGTCTAATGTTTATATTGAAGAGTTTATTATTCAATAGATACGAAGAAAAGCGGGGGTAGTTATGAGCAACATTTTATCACAGGAAGAAATTGACGCGCTTCTCACTGCGGTGACGAACGGCGACAATGTTTTCGGATTGGATGCCTCCAAAACGCCTGCCGCCTCAAACGCCGCGTCCGCCGGTCAGGAAGATGTCGAGAACGACCCATGGTTAGACGAAGACGATACTGATAAGATAAACGAAGACAGAATTTTAAACCTTTATGATTTTCGCCGTCCCGACCGTGTTTCAAAAGACCAAATGCGGACCTTGCAAAGTTTGCATGAATCTTACGCCAGACAGTTTTCGACTACGCTTACCAACTATCTGAGAACTTTTGTAGAAATTGAGGTGGTAGCGGTTGACCAATTGACTTATTCTGAATTTATTATGTCTATTTCAAATCCGAGCTGTATTCATTTGTTCAGAATGGAACCCATTGAGGTAACGGCGATATTTGAAATGAATCCGTCTTTGGTGTTTTTTGTAATAGACAGGCTTTTCGGCGGACTTGGAAAATCAAGCGAACACAGCCGTGAATTAACGCCTATAGAACAAAACGTTATAAGGAACATAATTTCTCGCGGACTTGACGATTTGGCGAGCGTGTGGGAACACATGGGCGATTTTTCTCCGAAAATCACCGCTTACGAAACAAACCCTATGTTCGTGCAGATAGCGCCTCCCGGAGAAACGGTGATTTTAATAACTTTTGAGGTGCAATTGCTTAAAAGTTCAGGGCTTATGAGTATTTGCTTTCCTCATGCTATAATAGATAAATTATTCTCGTTTATCACGTCCGAATCATGGATTACGACCCAAGTTCAGACAACCGCCGAAACTCGTAAAATAGTAGAAGAAGAAATTCAGGAGTTGAAAGTTCCGCTTTCGGTAGTGATGGGGCAGACGAAACTTACCGTCCGTGACTTGCTACAACTTGAAAAAGACGATATTTTGTGCCTTGAAAAACACAAAGACGACGATTTAATAGTTCAAATAGGCGGAAAGAGCAAAATGGGTGGAAAAAGCGGAATTGTAGGACGAAAAAAAGCGGTAAAGATAACTAAAATTATTGAACCGGAAGTTCCAGGTGCAAATATAAAATACGACTTAGACGACGATTCGGAAGATTCGGATGACTGGGACAACAAAAAAGGGGATGAAAATGAGTGATTTTATTTCACAGGACGATATTGACGCGCTGTTAGGTGCCGCATTGAACGGAGATCTTTCTTCTCAGAAGACAAGCGTTGTCGATACGGGTAAGTCAAAAGAAATCGTCGAAAGCATTTTGAAATGTTACAAAGAACATGTTAAGTCGGTTGCGAATTTAAATTTAAGCCGTGATGTTTCGCTTGAAGTAGAGAATGTAGATATTGTGGAATATTCTTCAATTATCGCCGAAAAAATTGATGGGGAATACCTTATCGTCGAAGTTCCGTTTTCAGGCGGATGCGAAGGAAGCGTAAGAGTGTTGGCTTCCAAAAAAACTTTTGCGATTATAGCGGATTTGATGGTGATAGGCGACGGGACGGCGCCGTATTCCGATGCGCATAAAGACGCCATTACCGAATTCTTCAGCCAAATTTCAGGCGCGTTTGCGACCGAACTGGGAGGTAAATTCCAGAAATCCGTAAGTGCAGGCGCACCTTCGATTTTGGACAATGTCGGCGGCGACATTTTAGAAAATGATTTTGCGGCTTTCGCTAAAATCACGATTAATGATTTTGATCCTATGGCGATTATAATTTCTCCGGATGAGACGTTTTTGGAAAAATATTCTCCATTGTTAAATCAAGTAAAAAATGAAGAATCGACGGTTTCGCAAACGTCAAACGTTTCTACAGCCGCGATGCAATCTCCGGACAATAATACCGTTGCAAATTCGTTTTCGTCAAGAGCGCCGAAAGTCAATGTCGATATGCTTTTGGATATAGAACTTGAAGTTACAATCGAACTTGGACGGACAGATATAGCGATTAAAAGAGTGCTTGATTTGGCTCCCGGCTCGTTGGTCGAATTGGACAGGCTTGCCGGAGAACCCGTCGAACTGCTTGTAAACAACAAAATCGTAGCCAAAGGCGAAGTCGTTGTCATAGACGAGAATTTTGGAGTGCGAATAATCTCTTTGGTTTCTCCAGAAGAAAGAATCAAAAGTTTGAGGTAGATTCCTTAGAAATTCATCTTTGTCGGAGTTTTAATTCCCATTTTTTGGCTTAATCTTGTCGCTTTTTCTATTTCCATAGCCGCAAGAATTTTTGCTTTCTGTCTGTCGTCGTTCATCGACTTAAAAATATCTACGCATAAATTATCGCTTAAAGTTTCTAAAATCTGCGCCGCTTCTTTCGGTTTCATAGCTTGGTAAAGTTTTGCCAAATCGACCGCTTTCTTTGCATTGTCCTCTTTCGTATCCGAAACCGCTTTTTCGAAACGCACCCGTTCCTTTTCAAGTTTTTCACGTTCCTGCTGTAATTCGATAATCAAAAAGTTGAGCCGCTCCTGCTCTCGGACAAGTTTTTCGCTGTCCGCCATAAGTTTCTCCCGTTCGCTGGCGTTTGCCTCGAACGAATAAGAATTCGCTACAATTAACGAATCGCGCAATTCTGTATTTTTCTGTATTTTTGCGACGGTTTCACTCTCGACCCATCGCGACAAATCGCCTTTGAAAACTAATTTCACGTTTCCTGTCGCCAAAAGCATTATGATAAACATAAGCGGGAAAGAAAGCAAAACAACTACCGCCCCGACTATCATTATATCCTTTGTTTTCATAATTCCTCCTTTATTTTTTCAGTAATTCACCGATAATTCTATTTATTTCTTTCGGATTTGCCTTGCCTTTGCTTGCTTTCATCGCTTGTCCGACAAAGAACGACGTCAATTTGTCGTCGCCGGCTTTAAGTCGTCGTACTTCCGGCTGATTGTCTGCAAAAATTTTCTCCATAATTGTCTGCAATTCATTGCTGTCGCTGACTTGTGCAAGTCCTAATTCTTCGATGAGAATTTGCGGGGGTTTGCCGGATTCTTCAACCGTCGCAAGAATTTTTTTGCCGGCGCTCGCCGAAATTTTGTCGCTTTGCACCAA from Chitinispirillales bacterium harbors:
- the fliM gene encoding flagellar motor switch protein FliM, which produces MSNILSQEEIDALLTAVTNGDNVFGLDASKTPAASNAASAGQEDVENDPWLDEDDTDKINEDRILNLYDFRRPDRVSKDQMRTLQSLHESYARQFSTTLTNYLRTFVEIEVVAVDQLTYSEFIMSISNPSCIHLFRMEPIEVTAIFEMNPSLVFFVIDRLFGGLGKSSEHSRELTPIEQNVIRNIISRGLDDLASVWEHMGDFSPKITAYETNPMFVQIAPPGETVILITFEVQLLKSSGLMSICFPHAIIDKLFSFITSESWITTQVQTTAETRKIVEEEIQELKVPLSVVMGQTKLTVRDLLQLEKDDILCLEKHKDDDLIVQIGGKSKMGGKSGIVGRKKAVKITKIIEPEVPGANIKYDLDDDSEDSDDWDNKKGDENE
- the fliN gene encoding flagellar motor switch protein FliN — translated: MSDFISQDDIDALLGAALNGDLSSQKTSVVDTGKSKEIVESILKCYKEHVKSVANLNLSRDVSLEVENVDIVEYSSIIAEKIDGEYLIVEVPFSGGCEGSVRVLASKKTFAIIADLMVIGDGTAPYSDAHKDAITEFFSQISGAFATELGGKFQKSVSAGAPSILDNVGGDILENDFAAFAKITINDFDPMAIIISPDETFLEKYSPLLNQVKNEESTVSQTSNVSTAAMQSPDNNTVANSFSSRAPKVNVDMLLDIELEVTIELGRTDIAIKRVLDLAPGSLVELDRLAGEPVELLVNNKIVAKGEVVVIDENFGVRIISLVSPEERIKSLR